Proteins encoded within one genomic window of Oncorhynchus masou masou isolate Uvic2021 chromosome 1, UVic_Omas_1.1, whole genome shotgun sequence:
- the LOC135548298 gene encoding protein mono-ADP-ribosyltransferase PARP6-like isoform X2: MDIKGQSWTDEESDGENESEQFLYGIQGSCAADLYRHPQLDADIEAVKDIYTDSAVSVREYGTIDDVDIDLQINISFLDEEVATAWKVIRTEPIILRLRFSLSQYLDGPEPSVEVFQPSNKEGFSLGLQLKKILSTFTSQQWKHLSNEFLKAQQEKRHSWFKAGGTIKKFRAGLSIFSPIPKSPSYPLIQDTVLKGKLSVPELRVTRLMNRSISCTMKNPKGELFSYPPNSQAGGHCKNIPTLEYGFLVQIMKYSEQRIPTLNEYCVVCDEQHVFQNGSMLKPAVCTRELCVFSFYTLGVMSGAAEEVATGAEVVDLLVAMCRAALESPRKSIIFEPYPSVVDPNDPKTLAFNPKKKNYERLQKALDSVMSIREMTQGSYLEIKKQMDKLDPLAHPLLQWIISSNRSHIVKLPLSRQLKFMHTSHQFLLLSSPPAKEARFRTAKKLYGSTFAFHGSHIENWHSVLRNGLVNASYTKLQLHGAAYGKGIYLSPISSISFGYSGRNDPLSCSQWSALALSVSVFVSLSLSLCLSVSLCFALFFCLSVCLSLSLSLSLSLSLSVSLCLSVCLSLCLALFRSVFLSVSLSLSLSLSVSLSRSAFLSVSLSLSLSLCLSLSLSVSLLSLCLSLSLSVSMSLCLDLLCSVFLSVSLSVCLSLCLALFFCLSVSQFNSIQGLYWHGKHVLTLPKQAR; encoded by the exons ATG GACATCAAAGGCCAGTCCTGGACTGATGAGGAATCAGATGGGGAGAATGAGTCGGAGCAGTTCCTCTATGGGATCCAG GGGAGCTGTGCTGCTGACCTGTACCGACACCCTCAACTGGATGCAGACATCGAGGCAGTGAAGGACATCTATACCGACAGTGCTGTCTCTGTCAg AGAGTATGGAACCATTGATGATGTGGACATTGACCTTCAGATTAATATCAGTTTCTTGGAT GAGGAGGTGGCAACTGCCTGGAAGGTCATCCGAACAGAGCCCATCATTCTGAGACTacggttctctctctcccagtaccTAGATGGACCAG AACCATCAGTGGAGGTGTTCCAGCCCTCCAATAAAGAGGGCTTCAGCCTGGGCCTGCAGCTCAAGAA GATCCTGAGTACGTTCACGTCACAGCAGTGGAAGCACCTCAGTAATGAGTTCCTGAAGGCCCAGCAGGAGAAGAGACACAGCTGGTTCAAGGCCGGGGGAACCATCAAGAAGTTCCGCGCAGGACTCAGCATCTTCTCTCCCATCCCCAA GTCCCCCAGCTACCCTCTGATCCAGGACACGGTTCTGAAGGGGAAGCTGAGTGTTCCAGAACTGAGGGTGACCCGGCTCATGAATCGCTCCATCTCCTGCACCATGAAGAACCCCAAGGGGGAGCTGTTCAGCTACCCCCCAAACAGCCAG GCGGGCGGCCACTGCAAGAACATCCCTACTTTGGAGTATGGCTTCTTAGTACAG ATAATGAAATACTCGGAGCAGAGGATCCCCACTCTCAATGAGTACTGTGTGGTCTGTGACGAGCAGCACGTCTTTCAGAACGGATCCATGTTGAAG CCGGCTGTGTGCACTAGAGAGCTATGTGTGTTCTCCTTCTACACTCTGGGGGTGATGTCAGGAGCAGCAGAGGAGGTGGCCACTGGAGCAGAG GTGGTGGATCTGCTGGTGGCTATGTGTCGGGCTGCTCTGGAGTCTCCTCGTAAAAGCATCATCTTCGAACCCTACCCGTCTGTGGTCGACCCCAACGACCCCAAGACTCTGGCCTTCAACCCAAAG AAGAAGAACTATGAGAGATTGCAAAAAGCACTGGACAGTGTCATGTCCATCCGCGAGATGACCCAG GGCTCATATCTGGAGATTAAGAAACAGATGGACAAACTGGACCCCCTGGCTCACCCTCTACTGCAGTG gatCATATCCAGTAACCGATCCCATATCGTCAAGCTGCCTCTGAGTAGG cAACTGAAGTTCATGCACACATCCCACCAGTTCCTATTACTCAGCAGCCCGCCTGCCAAGGAGGCACGCTTTCGCACGGCCAAGAAGCTCTACGGCAGCACCTTTGCCTTCCA TGGTTCCCATATAGAGAACTGGCACTCCGTTCTGAGAAATGGACTAGTCAATGCCTCTTATACCAAACTGCAG CTGCATGGTGCAGCCTATGGAAAGGGTATCTatctcagccccatctccagcaTTTCCTTTGGATACTCAGGTAGGAATGACCCTCTGTCCTGCAGCCAATGgtctgctctcgctctctctgtctctgtctttgtctctctgtctttgtctctctgtctctctgtctcgctctgcttTGCTCtgttcttctgtctgtctgtctgtctctctctctctctctctctctctctctctctctctctctctgtctcgctctgcttatctgtctgtctctctctctgtctcgctctgtttcgctctgtttttctgtctgtctctctctctctctctctgtctctctctgtctctctgtctcgctctgcttttctgtctgtctctctctctctctctctgtctctctgtctctctctgtctctctctgtctctctcttgtctctatgtctctctctgtctctctctgtctctatgtctctctgtcttgatCTGCTAtgctctgtttttctgtctgtttctctatctgtctgtctttctctctgtctcgctctgtttttctgtctgtctgtctctcaattcaattcaattcaagggctttattggcatgggaaacatgtgttaacattgccaaagcaagcgaggtag
- the LOC135548298 gene encoding protein mono-ADP-ribosyltransferase PARP6-like isoform X4, translating to MDIKGQSWTDEESDGENESEQFLYGIQGSCAADLYRHPQLDADIEAVKDIYTDSAVSVREYGTIDDVDIDLQINISFLDEEVATAWKVIRTEPIILRLRFSLSQYLDGPEPSVEVFQPSNKEGFSLGLQLKKILSTFTSQQWKHLSNEFLKAQQEKRHSWFKAGGTIKKFRAGLSIFSPIPKSPSYPLIQDTVLKGKLSVPELRVTRLMNRSISCTMKNPKGELFSYPPNSQAGGHCKNIPTLEYGFLVQIMKYSEQRIPTLNEYCVVCDEQHVFQNGSMLKPAVCTRELCVFSFYTLGVMSGAAEEVATGAEVVDLLVAMCRAALESPRKSIIFEPYPSVVDPNDPKTLAFNPKKKNYERLQKALDSVMSIREMTQGSYLEIKKQMDKLDPLAHPLLQWIISSNRSHIVKLPLSRQLKFMHTSHQFLLLSSPPAKEARFRTAKKLYGSTFAFHGSHIENWHSVLRNGLVNASYTKLQLHGAAYGKGIYLSPISSISFGYSGMGKGQHRMPTKDELVQRYNRMNTIPQVQCLMSRPIQSRFLQSRNLNCIALCEVITSKDLQKHGNIWVCPVSDHVCTRFFFVYEDGQVGDANINTQEPKVQKEIMRVIGTQIYSS from the exons ATG GACATCAAAGGCCAGTCCTGGACTGATGAGGAATCAGATGGGGAGAATGAGTCGGAGCAGTTCCTCTATGGGATCCAG GGGAGCTGTGCTGCTGACCTGTACCGACACCCTCAACTGGATGCAGACATCGAGGCAGTGAAGGACATCTATACCGACAGTGCTGTCTCTGTCAg AGAGTATGGAACCATTGATGATGTGGACATTGACCTTCAGATTAATATCAGTTTCTTGGAT GAGGAGGTGGCAACTGCCTGGAAGGTCATCCGAACAGAGCCCATCATTCTGAGACTacggttctctctctcccagtaccTAGATGGACCAG AACCATCAGTGGAGGTGTTCCAGCCCTCCAATAAAGAGGGCTTCAGCCTGGGCCTGCAGCTCAAGAA GATCCTGAGTACGTTCACGTCACAGCAGTGGAAGCACCTCAGTAATGAGTTCCTGAAGGCCCAGCAGGAGAAGAGACACAGCTGGTTCAAGGCCGGGGGAACCATCAAGAAGTTCCGCGCAGGACTCAGCATCTTCTCTCCCATCCCCAA GTCCCCCAGCTACCCTCTGATCCAGGACACGGTTCTGAAGGGGAAGCTGAGTGTTCCAGAACTGAGGGTGACCCGGCTCATGAATCGCTCCATCTCCTGCACCATGAAGAACCCCAAGGGGGAGCTGTTCAGCTACCCCCCAAACAGCCAG GCGGGCGGCCACTGCAAGAACATCCCTACTTTGGAGTATGGCTTCTTAGTACAG ATAATGAAATACTCGGAGCAGAGGATCCCCACTCTCAATGAGTACTGTGTGGTCTGTGACGAGCAGCACGTCTTTCAGAACGGATCCATGTTGAAG CCGGCTGTGTGCACTAGAGAGCTATGTGTGTTCTCCTTCTACACTCTGGGGGTGATGTCAGGAGCAGCAGAGGAGGTGGCCACTGGAGCAGAG GTGGTGGATCTGCTGGTGGCTATGTGTCGGGCTGCTCTGGAGTCTCCTCGTAAAAGCATCATCTTCGAACCCTACCCGTCTGTGGTCGACCCCAACGACCCCAAGACTCTGGCCTTCAACCCAAAG AAGAAGAACTATGAGAGATTGCAAAAAGCACTGGACAGTGTCATGTCCATCCGCGAGATGACCCAG GGCTCATATCTGGAGATTAAGAAACAGATGGACAAACTGGACCCCCTGGCTCACCCTCTACTGCAGTG gatCATATCCAGTAACCGATCCCATATCGTCAAGCTGCCTCTGAGTAGG cAACTGAAGTTCATGCACACATCCCACCAGTTCCTATTACTCAGCAGCCCGCCTGCCAAGGAGGCACGCTTTCGCACGGCCAAGAAGCTCTACGGCAGCACCTTTGCCTTCCA TGGTTCCCATATAGAGAACTGGCACTCCGTTCTGAGAAATGGACTAGTCAATGCCTCTTATACCAAACTGCAG CTGCATGGTGCAGCCTATGGAAAGGGTATCTatctcagccccatctccagcaTTTCCTTTGGATACTCAG ggatGGGTAAAGGACAGCACCGCATGCCAACCAAAGATGAGCTGGTGCAGCGGTACAACCGAATGAataccattccacaggtgcagtGTCTGATG AGCCGTCCTATCCAGTCAAGGTTTCTCCAGAGCCGGAATCTAAACTGCATTGCCCTTTGTGAAG TGATCACGTCCAAGGACCTGCAGAAGCACGGCAACATCTGGGTGTGTCCTGTGTCTGACCACGTCTGCACGCGCTTCTTCTTCGT GTACGAGGACGGCCAGGTGGGAGATGCCAACATCAACACCCAGGAGCCCAAGGTGCAGAAGGAGATAATGCGTGTGATCGGCACCCAGATCTACTCCAGCTAA
- the LOC135548298 gene encoding protein mono-ADP-ribosyltransferase PARP6-like isoform X3, translating into MSVCLQDIKGQSWTDEESDGENESEQFLYGIQGSCAADLYRHPQLDADIEAVKDIYTDSAVSVREYGTIDDVDIDLQINISFLDEEVATAWKVIRTEPIILRLRFSLSQYLDGPEPSVEVFQPSNKEGFSLGLQLKKILSTFTSQQWKHLSNEFLKAQQEKRHSWFKAGGTIKKFRAGLSIFSPIPKSPSYPLIQDTVLKGKLSVPELRVTRLMNRSISCTMKNPKGELFSYPPNSQTVAVPAARAPAQITTRQLIELFFSSQAGGHCKNIPTLEYGFLVQIMKYSEQRIPTLNEYCVVCDEQHVFQNGSMLKPAVCTRELCVFSFYTLGVMSGAAEEVATGAEVVDLLVAMCRAALESPRKSIIFEPYPSVVDPNDPKTLAFNPKKKNYERLQKALDSVMSIREMTQGSYLEIKKQMDKLDPLAHPLLQWIISSNRSHIVKLPLSRQLKFMHTSHQFLLLSSPPAKEARFRTAKKLYGSTFAFHGSHIENWHSVLRNGLVNASYTKLQLHGAAYGKGIYLSPISSISFGYSGMGKGQHRMPTKDELVQRYNRMNTIPQVQCLMSRPIQSRFLQSRNLNCIALCEVITSKDLQKHGNIWVCPVSDHVCTRFFFVYEDGQVGDANINTQEPKVQKEIMRVIGTQIYSS; encoded by the exons ATGTCTGTATGCCTGCAGGACATCAAAGGCCAGTCCTGGACTGATGAGGAATCAGATGGGGAGAATGAGTCGGAGCAGTTCCTCTATGGGATCCAG GGGAGCTGTGCTGCTGACCTGTACCGACACCCTCAACTGGATGCAGACATCGAGGCAGTGAAGGACATCTATACCGACAGTGCTGTCTCTGTCAg AGAGTATGGAACCATTGATGATGTGGACATTGACCTTCAGATTAATATCAGTTTCTTGGAT GAGGAGGTGGCAACTGCCTGGAAGGTCATCCGAACAGAGCCCATCATTCTGAGACTacggttctctctctcccagtaccTAGATGGACCAG AACCATCAGTGGAGGTGTTCCAGCCCTCCAATAAAGAGGGCTTCAGCCTGGGCCTGCAGCTCAAGAA GATCCTGAGTACGTTCACGTCACAGCAGTGGAAGCACCTCAGTAATGAGTTCCTGAAGGCCCAGCAGGAGAAGAGACACAGCTGGTTCAAGGCCGGGGGAACCATCAAGAAGTTCCGCGCAGGACTCAGCATCTTCTCTCCCATCCCCAA GTCCCCCAGCTACCCTCTGATCCAGGACACGGTTCTGAAGGGGAAGCTGAGTGTTCCAGAACTGAGGGTGACCCGGCTCATGAATCGCTCCATCTCCTGCACCATGAAGAACCCCAAGGGGGAGCTGTTCAGCTACCCCCCAAACAGCCAG ACTGTGGCTGTCCCGGCGGCCAGGGCCCCAGCGCAGATTACCACGAGGCAGCTGATTGAATTGTTTTTCTCATCCCAGGCGGGCGGCCACTGCAAGAACATCCCTACTTTGGAGTATGGCTTCTTAGTACAG ATAATGAAATACTCGGAGCAGAGGATCCCCACTCTCAATGAGTACTGTGTGGTCTGTGACGAGCAGCACGTCTTTCAGAACGGATCCATGTTGAAG CCGGCTGTGTGCACTAGAGAGCTATGTGTGTTCTCCTTCTACACTCTGGGGGTGATGTCAGGAGCAGCAGAGGAGGTGGCCACTGGAGCAGAG GTGGTGGATCTGCTGGTGGCTATGTGTCGGGCTGCTCTGGAGTCTCCTCGTAAAAGCATCATCTTCGAACCCTACCCGTCTGTGGTCGACCCCAACGACCCCAAGACTCTGGCCTTCAACCCAAAG AAGAAGAACTATGAGAGATTGCAAAAAGCACTGGACAGTGTCATGTCCATCCGCGAGATGACCCAG GGCTCATATCTGGAGATTAAGAAACAGATGGACAAACTGGACCCCCTGGCTCACCCTCTACTGCAGTG gatCATATCCAGTAACCGATCCCATATCGTCAAGCTGCCTCTGAGTAGG cAACTGAAGTTCATGCACACATCCCACCAGTTCCTATTACTCAGCAGCCCGCCTGCCAAGGAGGCACGCTTTCGCACGGCCAAGAAGCTCTACGGCAGCACCTTTGCCTTCCA TGGTTCCCATATAGAGAACTGGCACTCCGTTCTGAGAAATGGACTAGTCAATGCCTCTTATACCAAACTGCAG CTGCATGGTGCAGCCTATGGAAAGGGTATCTatctcagccccatctccagcaTTTCCTTTGGATACTCAG ggatGGGTAAAGGACAGCACCGCATGCCAACCAAAGATGAGCTGGTGCAGCGGTACAACCGAATGAataccattccacaggtgcagtGTCTGATG AGCCGTCCTATCCAGTCAAGGTTTCTCCAGAGCCGGAATCTAAACTGCATTGCCCTTTGTGAAG TGATCACGTCCAAGGACCTGCAGAAGCACGGCAACATCTGGGTGTGTCCTGTGTCTGACCACGTCTGCACGCGCTTCTTCTTCGT GTACGAGGACGGCCAGGTGGGAGATGCCAACATCAACACCCAGGAGCCCAAGGTGCAGAAGGAGATAATGCGTGTGATCGGCACCCAGATCTACTCCAGCTAA
- the LOC135548298 gene encoding protein mono-ADP-ribosyltransferase PARP6-like isoform X5, whose amino-acid sequence MDIKGQSWTDEESDGENESEQFLYGIQGSCAADLYRHPQLDADIEAVKDIYTDSAVSVREYGTIDDVDIDLQINISFLDEEVATAWKVIRTEPIILRLRFSLSQYLDGPEPSVEVFQPSNKEGFSLGLQLKKILSTFTSQQWKHLSNEFLKAQQEKRHSWFKAGGTIKKFRAGLSIFSPIPKSPSYPLIQDTVLKGKLSVPELRVTRLMNRSISCTMKNPKGELFSYPPNSQTVAVPAARAPAQITTRQLIELFFSSQAGGHCKNIPTLEYGFLVQIMKYSEQRIPTLNEYCVVCDEQHVFQNGSMLKPAVCTRELCVFSFYTLGVMSGAAEEVATGAEVVDLLVAMCRAALESPRKSIIFEPYPSVVDPNDPKTLAFNPKKKNYERLQKALDSVMSIREMTQGSYLEIKKQMDKLDPLAHPLLQWIISSNRSHIVKLPLSRQLKFMHTSHQFLLLSSPPAKEARFRTAKKLYGSTFAFHGSHIENWHSVLRNGLVNASYTKLQGWVKDSTACQPKMSWCSGTTE is encoded by the exons ATG GACATCAAAGGCCAGTCCTGGACTGATGAGGAATCAGATGGGGAGAATGAGTCGGAGCAGTTCCTCTATGGGATCCAG GGGAGCTGTGCTGCTGACCTGTACCGACACCCTCAACTGGATGCAGACATCGAGGCAGTGAAGGACATCTATACCGACAGTGCTGTCTCTGTCAg AGAGTATGGAACCATTGATGATGTGGACATTGACCTTCAGATTAATATCAGTTTCTTGGAT GAGGAGGTGGCAACTGCCTGGAAGGTCATCCGAACAGAGCCCATCATTCTGAGACTacggttctctctctcccagtaccTAGATGGACCAG AACCATCAGTGGAGGTGTTCCAGCCCTCCAATAAAGAGGGCTTCAGCCTGGGCCTGCAGCTCAAGAA GATCCTGAGTACGTTCACGTCACAGCAGTGGAAGCACCTCAGTAATGAGTTCCTGAAGGCCCAGCAGGAGAAGAGACACAGCTGGTTCAAGGCCGGGGGAACCATCAAGAAGTTCCGCGCAGGACTCAGCATCTTCTCTCCCATCCCCAA GTCCCCCAGCTACCCTCTGATCCAGGACACGGTTCTGAAGGGGAAGCTGAGTGTTCCAGAACTGAGGGTGACCCGGCTCATGAATCGCTCCATCTCCTGCACCATGAAGAACCCCAAGGGGGAGCTGTTCAGCTACCCCCCAAACAGCCAG ACTGTGGCTGTCCCGGCGGCCAGGGCCCCAGCGCAGATTACCACGAGGCAGCTGATTGAATTGTTTTTCTCATCCCAGGCGGGCGGCCACTGCAAGAACATCCCTACTTTGGAGTATGGCTTCTTAGTACAG ATAATGAAATACTCGGAGCAGAGGATCCCCACTCTCAATGAGTACTGTGTGGTCTGTGACGAGCAGCACGTCTTTCAGAACGGATCCATGTTGAAG CCGGCTGTGTGCACTAGAGAGCTATGTGTGTTCTCCTTCTACACTCTGGGGGTGATGTCAGGAGCAGCAGAGGAGGTGGCCACTGGAGCAGAG GTGGTGGATCTGCTGGTGGCTATGTGTCGGGCTGCTCTGGAGTCTCCTCGTAAAAGCATCATCTTCGAACCCTACCCGTCTGTGGTCGACCCCAACGACCCCAAGACTCTGGCCTTCAACCCAAAG AAGAAGAACTATGAGAGATTGCAAAAAGCACTGGACAGTGTCATGTCCATCCGCGAGATGACCCAG GGCTCATATCTGGAGATTAAGAAACAGATGGACAAACTGGACCCCCTGGCTCACCCTCTACTGCAGTG gatCATATCCAGTAACCGATCCCATATCGTCAAGCTGCCTCTGAGTAGG cAACTGAAGTTCATGCACACATCCCACCAGTTCCTATTACTCAGCAGCCCGCCTGCCAAGGAGGCACGCTTTCGCACGGCCAAGAAGCTCTACGGCAGCACCTTTGCCTTCCA TGGTTCCCATATAGAGAACTGGCACTCCGTTCTGAGAAATGGACTAGTCAATGCCTCTTATACCAAACTGCAG ggatGGGTAAAGGACAGCACCGCATGCCAACCAAAGATGAGCTGGTGCAGCGGTACAACCGAATGA
- the LOC135548298 gene encoding protein mono-ADP-ribosyltransferase PARP6-like isoform X1 — translation MDIKGQSWTDEESDGENESEQFLYGIQGSCAADLYRHPQLDADIEAVKDIYTDSAVSVREYGTIDDVDIDLQINISFLDEEVATAWKVIRTEPIILRLRFSLSQYLDGPEPSVEVFQPSNKEGFSLGLQLKKILSTFTSQQWKHLSNEFLKAQQEKRHSWFKAGGTIKKFRAGLSIFSPIPKSPSYPLIQDTVLKGKLSVPELRVTRLMNRSISCTMKNPKGELFSYPPNSQTVAVPAARAPAQITTRQLIELFFSSQAGGHCKNIPTLEYGFLVQIMKYSEQRIPTLNEYCVVCDEQHVFQNGSMLKPAVCTRELCVFSFYTLGVMSGAAEEVATGAEVVDLLVAMCRAALESPRKSIIFEPYPSVVDPNDPKTLAFNPKKKNYERLQKALDSVMSIREMTQGSYLEIKKQMDKLDPLAHPLLQWIISSNRSHIVKLPLSRQLKFMHTSHQFLLLSSPPAKEARFRTAKKLYGSTFAFHGSHIENWHSVLRNGLVNASYTKLQLHGAAYGKGIYLSPISSISFGYSGRNDPLSCSQWSALALSVSVFVSLSLSLCLSVSLCFALFFCLSVCLSLSLSLSLSLSLSVSLCLSVCLSLCLALFRSVFLSVSLSLSLSLSVSLSRSAFLSVSLSLSLSLCLSLSLSVSLLSLCLSLSLSVSMSLCLDLLCSVFLSVSLSVCLSLCLALFFCLSVSQFNSIQGLYWHGKHVLTLPKQAR, via the exons ATG GACATCAAAGGCCAGTCCTGGACTGATGAGGAATCAGATGGGGAGAATGAGTCGGAGCAGTTCCTCTATGGGATCCAG GGGAGCTGTGCTGCTGACCTGTACCGACACCCTCAACTGGATGCAGACATCGAGGCAGTGAAGGACATCTATACCGACAGTGCTGTCTCTGTCAg AGAGTATGGAACCATTGATGATGTGGACATTGACCTTCAGATTAATATCAGTTTCTTGGAT GAGGAGGTGGCAACTGCCTGGAAGGTCATCCGAACAGAGCCCATCATTCTGAGACTacggttctctctctcccagtaccTAGATGGACCAG AACCATCAGTGGAGGTGTTCCAGCCCTCCAATAAAGAGGGCTTCAGCCTGGGCCTGCAGCTCAAGAA GATCCTGAGTACGTTCACGTCACAGCAGTGGAAGCACCTCAGTAATGAGTTCCTGAAGGCCCAGCAGGAGAAGAGACACAGCTGGTTCAAGGCCGGGGGAACCATCAAGAAGTTCCGCGCAGGACTCAGCATCTTCTCTCCCATCCCCAA GTCCCCCAGCTACCCTCTGATCCAGGACACGGTTCTGAAGGGGAAGCTGAGTGTTCCAGAACTGAGGGTGACCCGGCTCATGAATCGCTCCATCTCCTGCACCATGAAGAACCCCAAGGGGGAGCTGTTCAGCTACCCCCCAAACAGCCAG ACTGTGGCTGTCCCGGCGGCCAGGGCCCCAGCGCAGATTACCACGAGGCAGCTGATTGAATTGTTTTTCTCATCCCAGGCGGGCGGCCACTGCAAGAACATCCCTACTTTGGAGTATGGCTTCTTAGTACAG ATAATGAAATACTCGGAGCAGAGGATCCCCACTCTCAATGAGTACTGTGTGGTCTGTGACGAGCAGCACGTCTTTCAGAACGGATCCATGTTGAAG CCGGCTGTGTGCACTAGAGAGCTATGTGTGTTCTCCTTCTACACTCTGGGGGTGATGTCAGGAGCAGCAGAGGAGGTGGCCACTGGAGCAGAG GTGGTGGATCTGCTGGTGGCTATGTGTCGGGCTGCTCTGGAGTCTCCTCGTAAAAGCATCATCTTCGAACCCTACCCGTCTGTGGTCGACCCCAACGACCCCAAGACTCTGGCCTTCAACCCAAAG AAGAAGAACTATGAGAGATTGCAAAAAGCACTGGACAGTGTCATGTCCATCCGCGAGATGACCCAG GGCTCATATCTGGAGATTAAGAAACAGATGGACAAACTGGACCCCCTGGCTCACCCTCTACTGCAGTG gatCATATCCAGTAACCGATCCCATATCGTCAAGCTGCCTCTGAGTAGG cAACTGAAGTTCATGCACACATCCCACCAGTTCCTATTACTCAGCAGCCCGCCTGCCAAGGAGGCACGCTTTCGCACGGCCAAGAAGCTCTACGGCAGCACCTTTGCCTTCCA TGGTTCCCATATAGAGAACTGGCACTCCGTTCTGAGAAATGGACTAGTCAATGCCTCTTATACCAAACTGCAG CTGCATGGTGCAGCCTATGGAAAGGGTATCTatctcagccccatctccagcaTTTCCTTTGGATACTCAGGTAGGAATGACCCTCTGTCCTGCAGCCAATGgtctgctctcgctctctctgtctctgtctttgtctctctgtctttgtctctctgtctctctgtctcgctctgcttTGCTCtgttcttctgtctgtctgtctgtctctctctctctctctctctctctctctctctctctctctctgtctcgctctgcttatctgtctgtctctctctctgtctcgctctgtttcgctctgtttttctgtctgtctctctctctctctctctgtctctctctgtctctctgtctcgctctgcttttctgtctgtctctctctctctctctctgtctctctgtctctctctgtctctctctgtctctctcttgtctctatgtctctctctgtctctctctgtctctatgtctctctgtcttgatCTGCTAtgctctgtttttctgtctgtttctctatctgtctgtctttctctctgtctcgctctgtttttctgtctgtctgtctctcaattcaattcaattcaagggctttattggcatgggaaacatgtgttaacattgccaaagcaagcgaggtag